The following coding sequences are from one Deltaproteobacteria bacterium window:
- a CDS encoding class II aldolase/adducin family protein — protein MAQGPKGSRAEIIRWGEKLFERRLVSGWGGNLSCRFGRDRYLVTASGAPLGFLKAADIVEIDAGGQAVRPGRQPSSETPLHLAVYAATDTRAVVHVHPPEIIAGCSGIEEFVPLSFEEEYSLGRVPVIAHEGPTVADPEPVAQALRDHPVVILRGHGTVARGRDLMEAFLVTDLLAEAVRCRHMMPGDS, from the coding sequence ATGGCACAGGGTCCGAAAGGCTCGCGGGCCGAGATCATCCGCTGGGGCGAGAAGCTCTTCGAACGCCGCCTCGTGAGCGGATGGGGCGGCAACCTCAGTTGCCGCTTCGGCCGGGACCGCTACCTGGTGACGGCGAGCGGAGCCCCGCTGGGATTCCTCAAGGCGGCGGACATCGTCGAGATCGACGCCGGCGGCCAAGCCGTCCGGCCGGGCCGGCAACCCTCCAGCGAGACCCCGCTCCACCTTGCCGTCTACGCCGCCACCGACACCCGCGCCGTGGTCCACGTCCATCCGCCCGAGATCATCGCCGGTTGCAGCGGCATCGAGGAATTCGTACCGTTGAGCTTCGAAGAGGAATACAGTCTGGGCCGCGTACCGGTCATCGCCCATGAAGGGCCGACCGTCGCCGACCCGGAACCGGTGGCGCAGGCGCTGCGCGACCACCCGGTGGTGATCCTGCGGGGCCACGGCACGGTAGCCCGCGGTCGTGACCTCATGGAGGCGTTCCTGGTCACCGATCTGCTGGCGGAGGCGGTGCGTTGCCGGCACATGATGCCGGGCGATTCGTAG
- a CDS encoding UvrD-helicase domain-containing protein, whose amino-acid sequence MTTPPADHRERRLASTTFDRNVVVTAGAGTGKTTLLVERCVNLLMRREPAPVGVTELVALTFTNKAANEMKARLRDRLEALAGTGATPPRSPQDAGTEEIDALCGRYGLTPDDVRGHAHKALAELERAQIGTIHGFAASLLRLYPLETGLDPGFREGDERLLRRHFDTSWGLWLDGELSSAGPRTGEWKQVLARFPLEQIGELARGLCAENVDVEGIRRNDASGDSADVLGKWLGDLDETVTDLMARHPEQRKNEQALAVARKVIQSIHSAPAEAVSVDPDDLSLLHHNPSRVRGWNEDDLERARAVVKAAGALAQVDRGQMDRLCTLLTPFARQCRADFTRKGLVTFDGLLVRARDLLRDHPRIREELKDRYKAILVDEFQDTDPLQYEILLWLCEKHSQRAATWRNIRLAPDKLFVVGDPKQSVYGFRGADIEAYLKVIQEVIVAQGGIRYPLTANFRSDARILDVVNGVFQNLIREQPGLQPEYIPLQPGLETAAEANAVHSEPFGPAQDKPFDQTQDRPFGNAQDRLGVAPAEQHRRDPSSGPDSRPVRLRRATAADGKLNAGTARRLEAESLARWLDEEVLGRTHLHRPDGALVPAQPGHVAFLLRALTNVQVYLEALRRRGIGYVVEGERDFYATQEVVDTVNLLRAIDNPHDRLALVGVLRSPLGGHDDVEIYELSKKSLLGYRAAADHRWVDLPGTTLDLYRRLDRLHREVRFLEAGQAVERVFRELPLSVLAASTGAGQQAVANLEKIRLVAEETSAEGSGTLKDVVAELEHRVLDRENEPESPLEEETLDAVRIMSIHRAKGLEFPMVVLVDAMGGTGGNRSLEAEARRDWATGLTGLRIGETSSLAGVFLDAKRRQREAYERSRLLYVAMTRPRERLVISFAERDRASRAPSDSLLAMLDQATGVNLAQAGPGIVPCDPGEMEVEVVVEDAGAEERHGRQPAPPDAEDWTWYEDLWRRRWEDCEARRQTPQFLTPTRFKAAGEAAETDTGQPRAGSTPEADGLERDTALVLGTLTHRVLEHWNFQTTRVEEDLDEAVAKHAPALPAAEKRVVVSELKKIWTALLGSAVYDELRSARILGREIPFVMPWNGQVMEGVIDLVYERDGRLYVADYKTDQVTDDDMGRLMDDYRHQAEIYTEAVRRGLDREVDAFRLILLRLGRAVDVPPGPVAPIHVP is encoded by the coding sequence ATGACGACTCCGCCCGCGGACCATCGCGAACGCCGGCTGGCCTCCACCACCTTCGACCGCAACGTGGTGGTGACCGCGGGCGCCGGCACCGGCAAGACGACCCTGCTGGTGGAGCGCTGCGTCAACCTGCTGATGCGCCGGGAGCCCGCGCCGGTAGGCGTGACCGAGCTGGTGGCCCTGACCTTCACCAACAAGGCGGCCAACGAGATGAAGGCGCGTCTGCGGGACCGGCTGGAAGCCCTGGCCGGGACCGGGGCGACCCCGCCGCGGTCGCCGCAGGATGCCGGGACGGAAGAGATCGATGCCCTGTGCGGCCGATACGGACTCACGCCGGACGATGTTCGCGGCCACGCACACAAGGCGCTGGCGGAGCTGGAGCGGGCCCAGATCGGCACCATCCACGGCTTCGCCGCGTCCCTGCTCCGGCTCTACCCGCTGGAGACCGGGCTCGACCCCGGGTTCCGCGAAGGTGACGAACGGCTATTGCGGCGGCACTTCGACACCTCCTGGGGCCTGTGGCTCGACGGTGAGCTGTCCAGCGCCGGGCCGAGGACCGGGGAATGGAAGCAGGTCCTGGCGCGCTTCCCGCTGGAACAGATCGGCGAGTTGGCGCGGGGCCTGTGCGCGGAGAACGTGGATGTGGAGGGAATCCGGCGCAACGACGCATCCGGTGACTCCGCGGACGTCCTTGGGAAGTGGCTGGGCGATCTGGATGAAACCGTAACGGATCTCATGGCGCGTCACCCGGAACAGCGGAAGAACGAGCAGGCACTGGCGGTGGCGCGGAAGGTGATCCAATCGATACACTCGGCTCCCGCCGAAGCCGTTTCCGTCGACCCCGACGACTTGAGCCTTCTGCACCACAACCCATCCCGCGTGAGAGGATGGAACGAGGACGATCTCGAACGCGCCCGCGCCGTCGTGAAGGCCGCCGGCGCACTGGCCCAGGTCGACCGCGGCCAGATGGATCGGCTCTGCACCCTGTTGACGCCCTTTGCGCGGCAGTGCCGCGCCGACTTCACGCGCAAGGGCTTGGTGACCTTCGACGGCCTGCTGGTGCGCGCCCGCGACCTGCTGCGCGACCACCCGCGCATCCGCGAAGAGCTGAAGGACCGCTACAAGGCCATCCTGGTGGACGAGTTCCAGGACACCGATCCGCTCCAGTACGAAATCCTTTTGTGGCTGTGCGAGAAGCACTCTCAACGCGCGGCGACGTGGCGCAACATTCGCCTGGCCCCGGACAAGCTCTTCGTGGTGGGGGACCCCAAGCAATCCGTCTACGGATTCCGCGGCGCCGACATCGAAGCCTACCTGAAGGTCATCCAGGAAGTGATCGTAGCCCAAGGCGGGATCCGCTACCCGCTGACGGCCAACTTCCGCAGCGACGCCCGCATCCTCGACGTGGTGAACGGCGTCTTCCAGAACCTGATCCGGGAGCAACCCGGTCTTCAGCCGGAGTACATCCCGCTCCAGCCCGGCCTTGAGACCGCGGCGGAGGCCAACGCCGTTCACTCCGAGCCCTTCGGACCGGCTCAGGACAAGCCCTTTGACCAGACTCAGGACAGGCCCTTCGGCAACGCTCAGGACAGGCTTGGCGTAGCGCCGGCCGAGCAACATCGGAGGGACCCGTCATCCGGGCCGGATTCAAGGCCGGTGCGGCTGCGCCGGGCCACCGCGGCGGACGGCAAGCTGAATGCCGGAACCGCGCGCCGGCTGGAGGCGGAGTCCCTGGCCCGGTGGCTCGACGAGGAGGTCCTCGGCCGCACGCACCTCCACCGCCCGGACGGCGCTCTCGTGCCCGCGCAACCCGGCCACGTCGCCTTTCTCCTGCGCGCTCTCACCAACGTGCAGGTCTACCTGGAAGCGCTGCGCCGGCGCGGCATCGGCTACGTCGTGGAGGGCGAACGCGACTTCTACGCCACCCAGGAAGTGGTCGACACGGTCAATCTGCTGCGCGCCATCGACAACCCCCATGACCGCCTGGCGCTGGTGGGAGTGCTGCGCTCGCCGCTGGGCGGGCACGACGACGTCGAGATCTACGAGCTGAGCAAGAAGAGCCTCCTCGGCTACCGCGCGGCGGCCGACCACCGCTGGGTAGACCTGCCCGGGACGACCCTGGACCTCTATCGGCGCCTCGACCGCCTGCACCGCGAGGTGCGTTTCCTGGAGGCCGGACAAGCGGTGGAGCGGGTCTTCAGGGAACTGCCCCTGTCCGTCCTGGCGGCGAGCACGGGGGCGGGCCAGCAGGCCGTGGCCAACCTGGAGAAGATACGGCTGGTGGCCGAGGAGACCAGCGCCGAAGGCAGCGGCACCCTCAAGGACGTCGTCGCCGAGCTGGAACACCGGGTCCTGGACAGGGAGAACGAGCCCGAGAGCCCGCTGGAGGAAGAGACCCTCGACGCCGTCAGGATCATGAGCATCCACCGCGCCAAGGGCCTGGAGTTTCCCATGGTGGTGCTGGTGGACGCCATGGGCGGCACCGGCGGCAACCGGTCCCTGGAGGCCGAAGCGCGGCGCGACTGGGCCACGGGGCTGACGGGCTTGCGCATCGGCGAGACGTCGAGCCTCGCAGGCGTCTTTCTCGATGCGAAACGGCGCCAGCGGGAGGCGTACGAGCGCAGCCGGCTGCTCTACGTGGCCATGACCCGGCCGCGTGAGCGGTTGGTCATTTCCTTCGCTGAAAGGGACCGGGCGTCAAGAGCTCCGAGCGACAGCCTGCTGGCCATGCTGGACCAGGCCACCGGCGTCAACCTCGCCCAGGCCGGGCCCGGCATCGTCCCCTGCGACCCGGGCGAGATGGAAGTCGAAGTGGTGGTGGAGGACGCAGGGGCCGAGGAACGCCACGGCCGACAGCCGGCGCCGCCGGACGCAGAGGACTGGACGTGGTACGAAGACCTGTGGCGGCGGCGATGGGAAGACTGCGAAGCCCGCCGCCAAACCCCGCAGTTCCTCACTCCCACCCGATTCAAGGCCGCCGGAGAGGCGGCGGAAACGGACACGGGGCAGCCCCGTGCTGGGAGCACGCCCGAGGCCGACGGCCTCGAGCGCGACACCGCGCTCGTACTCGGAACGCTGACCCACAGGGTGCTCGAACACTGGAACTTCCAGACCACCCGCGTCGAAGAAGACCTTGACGAAGCCGTCGCCAAGCATGCGCCCGCCCTCCCCGCGGCAGAGAAGCGGGTAGTCGTCTCGGAGCTGAAGAAAATCTGGACTGCCCTGCTGGGCTCCGCGGTTTACGACGAGCTTCGGTCCGCGCGCATCCTGGGACGCGAGATACCCTTCGTCATGCCCTGGAACGGGCAGGTCATGGAAGGCGTCATCGATCTGGTCTACGAGCGCGACGGGCGGCTCTACGTGGCGGACTACAAGACGGACCAGGTCACGGACGACGACATGGGCCGGCTCATGGACGACTACCGCCACCAAGCGGAGATCTACACCGAAGCCGTGCGACGGGGACTTGACCGGGAGGTGGACGCCTTCCGGTTGATCCTGCTGCGGCTGGGGCGTGCCGTGGACGTGCCGCCGGGACCGGTCGCGCCAATTCATGTGCCATGA